In Thermofilum pendens Hrk 5, the sequence GGAGGTTTGTAACTAGGCTGTAACCCCCCGACGGTTCCCGTTTTGCTAGCGCTTGCGCGCGTCGCGGTAATTTAGACCTGAGGCTATACTTTTAAAAAGAGAGAGCGGAAGCTACTTAACCCCCCTGTATGGAAGCTCACACGTGAAGTCGAGCCTGCCTGGAGCGCTCTTCCAGCGCGTAGCCGACTGGCTGAGGCTCCTCAGGGCCGGGAACTGCGCGGTAGTATCGCTCGGAGCATACACGGGGTACGTGGCCGGGAGGGGTGGTAGCCTGCCTCAAGGAGTGCTCGTAGCCGCTTCTGCGGCGCTAGTCGCGGCTTGGGGGAACATAGTCAACGACTACTTCGACCTGGAGTCGGACGCTATAAGCAAGCCGTGGCGCCCGCTCCCGTCGCGCAGGATTTCGCCGGGCTCGGCTGTCTCGGCGTCGCTTCCCCTCCTAGCGGCTGGGCTGGCTCTGGGCTTCCTCGTCTCCCCTCTCTGCGGCTTCACTGCCGTGCTGGCCTCCGCGCTCCTCTTCCTCTACTCCTGGAGGGTCAAGGCCCTGGGTCTCCCGGGAAACGTGCTGATAGCCTTCCTCGCGGCCCTCAACGTGGTGTACGGCGCCTTGGCGTCCCCCGAGCCCTGGCGCTCCCTGCTACCCTCCGCCTACGCCTTCCTGATAATACTCGGGAGGGAGGTGCTTAAAGGCGTGGAGGACCTGGAGGGGGACGCCGCGAGGGGCGTGAAGACTGTGGCGTCGACGCTGGGGGCGAGGGCCGCGCTGAGGGTCTCCGCCGTGCTCCTCTTGGCGGTGGTGGCGCTGAGCCCCCTGCCGCTCCTGTCGGGCTACGGCGCTCTCTACGCTCTCTTCGCGTTCGGCGGCGTCGACGCGCCGATAGCGCTGGCGTTGCTCAAGGCGGGGCCCGAGCCGAGGAGGGCCTGGATCGCGACGAGGATACTCAAGGTCCCGTTGCTCATGGGGCTCCTCGCGTTCCTGGTGGGTGGGCTGGCTTGAAGCAGGAGACTCTCCGCGAGCTGAGGAGGAAGTCTATCCACGTTATACCGGGGGTCCTCGCGATACCCGTCGTCGTCTGGCTGGGCAACCCCATCGCCACGGCCATAGCGGCTTTCTTCTTCGCTCTCTACGCGGTCCACGAGGCTGTCCTGAGGCTCGGGCTACGCGTAGAGGTGCCCATAGCGTCCCACACCTTCAGGGTTATGGCTAGGAGGGAGGAGCTCGAAGGCGGCTACTTCACCGGGACCGTGTACTTTTGGTTCTCCACGCTGCTGATAGTAGCCCTCATGGAGCCCCACAGGGCGGCGGCATCAGTGATGGTGTCCAGCTTCGGCGACGCGGCAGCCGCCGTTGTAGGAAGGGAGGTGGGCGGGCCTAGGCTACCCTTCAACAGGAGGAAGACGCTCGCGGGCTCGGCTGCGATGTTCCTCGCCGCCTTCGCGTCGTGCCTCGTAGCCGGCGTACCGCTCTTCCCGTCGCTCGTAGCGTCGATCGTGTCCACGCTGGCAGAAGCCGCTACTACGAGCTCTACGCTGGACGAGCTAACGGTTCCCGCTGCGTCGGCGCTGACGCTCGGACTCCTAGCTTAGCCTCGGGCACCCCCGGGAAAAGCCGGAGAAAAAGGTGAAAGGTTTACTCTTTTAGTCCTCCCATCGTCAACCCGCTTCTGACGTAGTTCTGGGCCAGCAGGAACATCACTACGACGGGGAGGGCGAAGATCAGAGCGGCGGCCGCGAACTGGTTCCAGGACACGTTCCTGAGGTTGGTGAGCAACACGTAGATGTAGACGGTCAAGGGGTGGTTCTCCTGGTTGAGCAGCAGGTTCGCAAGTATGAGCTCCGTCCACCCCCCGATGAAGGAGAAGATTGCGACCGTCGCTATACCCGGTAGCGCCATCGGCACTAGGACCTGCCCTATGATCTGCGCGTAGCTCGCCCCGTCTACGAGGGCGGCTTCGTCGAAATCCGGGCTTATGGAGTCCAGGTACCCCTTGAGGAGCCACGTGTTGAACGGGACGCTCCCCGCCGCGTAGATCACCGGTAGCACGAAGATGTTGTTCACCAGGTTGAGCCTAACGAGCATGCCGTACAGGGCTACGAGCCCGGCTATCCCCAGTCCTCCCGCTACCTGCGTGAACATGAGGTAAGAGTAGAGTATGTGCCCCTTCCCGAAGAACTTGAGCCTCGAAAACGCGTAGGCGGACGGCACCACGAAGAGCAGGGTTAGAACCACCGTTAGGCTTGCGATTATCAGGCTCCTACTCATGTAGCCCCATATCTCTCCCCCGACCTTCGCCAGCCTTATGTAGCTGAAACTGGTAGTCTCAACGGTGCACTTCTCCGCCGAGATCCTCCCCCCGTCCTCCAGGTACAGCCTGGCGTTCTCCGCCTCGTAGACGCCCGGAGCCACCTCTCTGAACTTCGAGAGGTCGAGGGGCGCTCCGCCGGGACCACTGACCTTCACGACGATTTTCCTCGCTTCAACCGTCAGCCTTCTAGCCGCCGTTATCGTCTCCGCGGAGTCCGCGCCCACCTTCAGGTAGTCCCCGCCGACTATTATCGTGGCGTCCCTCTCACCTCTCTCCTGTCCTCCCCTCCTCTCCAGAATCTTAGCGTTGCTTAGAGTAAACTTCACGGGGTAGTCGCCGGCCACGACTCCGTCATACAGGTCGACCTCGTAGCGGTTCAGGGCATCCGATATCGTGGCGTTCTGGGCGCGGAGCGCGAAGCTCTTCACGTCCAGCGTCGCCTCGTAGTGACCCACGAGTATCTCTAGGTAGTTGTCGAGCGTAACCTTGCTCGGAATTACCTCGAGGCTCGTAGTGGCTAGGGTTCCAACGGGTTTAAGCGAGACCATGAACATGTAGTAAACGGGGAAGAGCAGTACGCCCATAACGACGAGCGCGAGCAGCGTCAGCACCGCGCTTTTGAAGAAGTCGCTCCTCCTAGCCTTCTGCTGCGCCCTCATTTCCTGGCACCCTCCTGGATCCTCGTTATCTTTACGTTCACGAACATGTACACCGCGAGGACGAGCGTTACTATCACGAGGATAGCGGCCGCCTTGCCGTACTCCGGAACCGCCGAGCCGAAAGCCTTCTTGTAGCCGTAGAGCAGCAGGAACCTGTCCTCGAACAGGCTCCCGTTGAAGAGGAACGGTACCAGGAAGTACTGGAAGCTCGCCGCGGAGGTCAGTATAGTCGCGAAGATTATCGGCTTGCTAACTATGGGGATAATGACCTTGGTGAGCCTCTGCCAGTAGCTCGCGCCGTCCACTATAGCGGCCTCGATCAGAGTGTAGGGTACCGACTGCAGGGCGGCCGTTATAACCGTCAGCATGAACGGGTACGCTAGCCACACCTCGATGATGTTGAGGGCTATAAAGCCCCACGTGATGTCCGTAGTCCAGTCAGGCGGGTTTGCGACTCCCAAAGCCCTCAGGACGCCGTTAACCGGCCCCACGACGGGGTCGAACATGAAGCGCCAGACCGTTATCGTGAAGAGAAGCGGCAGGGCCCAGGGGATTATCAAGAGGGACCTGTAGATAGCCCTCCCCCTAACGTACTTGCTGTTGTACAGAACGCTGAGGAAAATACCGGTTAAAACCTTCAGGGTCACGCTCGTAGCTACGAAGACCCATGTCCACAGGAACGCTGTCCTGAACTTCTCGTCGCTCAGAGCCCAGACGAAGTTCTCCAAGCCCACTATCCTTAGGGGCTCCGCGGTGGGGGCCTGGACGGGGAAGTTCCCGAGCTTCGCGTTGGTAAAAGCTATGAAGACCGAGTAGAAGATCGGGTAGACGTTGAAGAAGAGGAACGCCGCCATACCCGGTAGTATCAGTGTTAGAGCCGCAAGAGACTCTTTCTTCATCCCGGT encodes:
- a CDS encoding carbohydrate ABC transporter permease; translation: MKKESLAALTLILPGMAAFLFFNVYPIFYSVFIAFTNAKLGNFPVQAPTAEPLRIVGLENFVWALSDEKFRTAFLWTWVFVATSVTLKVLTGIFLSVLYNSKYVRGRAIYRSLLIIPWALPLLFTITVWRFMFDPVVGPVNGVLRALGVANPPDWTTDITWGFIALNIIEVWLAYPFMLTVITAALQSVPYTLIEAAIVDGASYWQRLTKVIIPIVSKPIIFATILTSAASFQYFLVPFLFNGSLFEDRFLLLYGYKKAFGSAVPEYGKAAAILVIVTLVLAVYMFVNVKITRIQEGARK
- a CDS encoding diacylglycerol/polyprenol kinase family protein → MKQETLRELRRKSIHVIPGVLAIPVVVWLGNPIATAIAAFFFALYAVHEAVLRLGLRVEVPIASHTFRVMARREELEGGYFTGTVYFWFSTLLIVALMEPHRAAASVMVSSFGDAAAAVVGREVGGPRLPFNRRKTLAGSAAMFLAAFASCLVAGVPLFPSLVASIVSTLAEAATTSSTLDELTVPAASALTLGLLA
- a CDS encoding ABC transporter permease subunit, with product MRAQQKARRSDFFKSAVLTLLALVVMGVLLFPVYYMFMVSLKPVGTLATTSLEVIPSKVTLDNYLEILVGHYEATLDVKSFALRAQNATISDALNRYEVDLYDGVVAGDYPVKFTLSNAKILERRGGQERGERDATIIVGGDYLKVGADSAETITAARRLTVEARKIVVKVSGPGGAPLDLSKFREVAPGVYEAENARLYLEDGGRISAEKCTVETTSFSYIRLAKVGGEIWGYMSRSLIIASLTVVLTLLFVVPSAYAFSRLKFFGKGHILYSYLMFTQVAGGLGIAGLVALYGMLVRLNLVNNIFVLPVIYAAGSVPFNTWLLKGYLDSISPDFDEAALVDGASYAQIIGQVLVPMALPGIATVAIFSFIGGWTELILANLLLNQENHPLTVYIYVLLTNLRNVSWNQFAAAALIFALPVVVMFLLAQNYVRSGLTMGGLKE
- a CDS encoding geranylgeranylglycerol-phosphate geranylgeranyltransferase; this encodes MKSSLPGALFQRVADWLRLLRAGNCAVVSLGAYTGYVAGRGGSLPQGVLVAASAALVAAWGNIVNDYFDLESDAISKPWRPLPSRRISPGSAVSASLPLLAAGLALGFLVSPLCGFTAVLASALLFLYSWRVKALGLPGNVLIAFLAALNVVYGALASPEPWRSLLPSAYAFLIILGREVLKGVEDLEGDAARGVKTVASTLGARAALRVSAVLLLAVVALSPLPLLSGYGALYALFAFGGVDAPIALALLKAGPEPRRAWIATRILKVPLLMGLLAFLVGGLA